The Fulvivirga maritima genome segment TTTGGATTAGCCATAGTGTTTTTATATCGTAAAAGCAATTAGCAATATTGGGATTTGATAATGCATACAAAGACACCTATAGCCCGCTATATAGGTCAAATTAGTTCTTGATTTCTTAAATAGGTGTGATAGAATAGGTGAGGAGTGAGGCACGCAGTATGTTTTAAGTCTTCATAATTCAAAACGCTTAAGAATAACAGTCCTCAAGTGCTCTTCATGCTCATCGCCCCAATTACCCAGAGCTGAAATTACAGGTACTAGGGTTAAACCAAATTCAGTTAGGCTATACTCTACTTTTGGAGGTACTACCGGATAGATTTTCTTCTTGATCAACTCATGTTCTTCCAACTCTTTTAATTGAATATTTAATACACGTCTGGAAGCATCAGGAATTTTCCGTTGCAGTTCGCTCGGTCTTTGATAGCCTTCATTGATAAACCACAATAAG includes the following:
- a CDS encoding winged helix-turn-helix transcriptional regulator, coding for MYERKIIPNLNCGLDLIGEVLYGKWKIRLLWFINEGYQRPSELQRKIPDASRRVLNIQLKELEEHELIKKKIYPVVPPKVEYSLTEFGLTLVPVISALGNWGDEHEEHLRTVILKRFEL